One part of the Arthrobacter sp. EM1 genome encodes these proteins:
- a CDS encoding MFS transporter has protein sequence MRSPRALRPFAHREYRVLITALAISIFGSGMWAVAMVYEVIELGGGPLELSLVAAAGSAGLVAFLLMGGIAADRFPQRLLIIAVEGANLAVIATISGLAMLGWLELWHLALGGFVLGAGAAFFFPAYSAILPRILPPEDLLAANGLEGTMRPLLQQATGPAVAGILVAALSPAHAVTGVAVCHLLALAVLSLLRRQPRPDMDGAGGGAGSGTGERAPTSLLQDLREGVSYTVRTPWLMWTLLWACISVLFLIGPIEVLLPFVVRDQLGGDSRQFGFLLAVMGVGGAAASLATASFPLPRRYLSAMMVSWGAGSLPLAAVGIIDSFWALAAALFVFGATGGMGMVIWGTLLQRRVPPHLLGRVSSLDFFVSLALMPVSMALAGPAAEVLPVGLIFLVAGTVCPVVAVIALAVAKMPADEIANPLDDGPERLAGDGHPGSSGAAERQQQA, from the coding sequence ATGCGCTCACCGAGGGCCCTGCGGCCCTTCGCACACCGGGAATACCGTGTGCTGATTACAGCACTGGCCATCTCCATTTTCGGCTCCGGAATGTGGGCCGTGGCGATGGTCTACGAGGTGATCGAGCTCGGCGGGGGGCCGTTGGAGCTCTCCCTCGTTGCGGCCGCCGGCAGCGCCGGACTCGTCGCGTTTTTGCTGATGGGCGGCATCGCCGCGGACCGGTTCCCGCAGCGGCTGCTCATCATCGCGGTGGAGGGGGCCAACCTGGCCGTCATCGCCACCATCAGCGGACTGGCCATGCTGGGCTGGCTGGAACTCTGGCATCTGGCGCTCGGCGGGTTTGTGCTCGGCGCCGGCGCAGCATTCTTCTTCCCCGCCTACTCCGCCATCCTCCCCCGGATCCTGCCGCCGGAGGACCTGCTCGCGGCTAACGGTTTGGAAGGGACCATGCGGCCGCTCCTGCAGCAGGCCACCGGCCCGGCCGTCGCGGGCATCCTGGTCGCAGCCCTCTCCCCCGCGCATGCAGTGACCGGGGTGGCGGTGTGCCACCTGCTGGCCCTCGCCGTCCTCAGCCTGCTCCGCCGCCAGCCCCGTCCGGATATGGACGGCGCTGGCGGCGGGGCAGGTTCCGGGACCGGCGAACGCGCCCCAACGTCCCTGCTGCAGGACCTCCGCGAAGGAGTCAGCTACACGGTCCGCACACCCTGGCTAATGTGGACCCTGCTGTGGGCCTGCATCTCCGTACTTTTCCTGATCGGCCCCATCGAGGTGCTCCTGCCGTTTGTGGTCCGCGACCAGCTCGGCGGCGACTCGCGCCAGTTCGGATTCCTGCTCGCGGTGATGGGCGTCGGCGGCGCCGCCGCGTCGCTGGCAACTGCTTCGTTCCCGCTGCCGCGCCGCTACCTGAGCGCGATGATGGTGAGCTGGGGCGCCGGGAGCCTGCCACTTGCCGCCGTCGGCATCATCGACAGCTTTTGGGCGCTGGCTGCCGCGCTCTTCGTCTTCGGTGCCACCGGCGGGATGGGCATGGTCATTTGGGGCACCCTGCTGCAGCGCCGGGTTCCCCCGCACCTGCTGGGCCGCGTCTCAAGCCTGGACTTCTTCGTCTCGCTGGCCCTGATGCCGGTCTCCATGGCCCTCGCCGGCCCGGCCGCCGAGGTGCTGCCGGTCGGGCTCATCTTCCTGGTGGCCGGGACCGTGTGTCCGGTTGTGGCGGTCATCGCACTGGCCGTCGCGAAGATGCCGGCCGACGAGATCGCCAACCCGCTCGACGACGGCCCGGAGCGCCTGGCTGGCGACGGGCACCCCGGCAGCAGCGGCGCCGCCGAACGGCAGCAGCAGGCCTAG
- a CDS encoding NAD-dependent succinate-semialdehyde dehydrogenase, translating into MTAYKTVNPATGETLKEFPLATADEVENALAASKQAFQAWQAAPVADRAAVIARVAELYRERQDELARLIATEMGKPLAQSRGEVGLVADIYSYYAEEGPAFLEDELLDVKGGGEAIVRSAPVGPLLGIMPWNYPYYQVARFAAPNLVLGNTILLKHAGSCPQSALAIEQIFKDAGLPEGVYLNVFLSNEQVAEVVADDRVQGVSLTGSERAGSAVAEVAGRNLKKYVLELGGSDPFIVLDSDDLDATVKAAVSGRIGNAGQACTASKRFIILEDLYEAFVEKFTARMSAVKHGDPLLADTRFGPLSSQSAADGLIEQIQDAVDKGATLRTGGHHIDGPGAFVEPTVLTDVTPGMRAFSEELFGPAAVVYKVASVEEAIELANGSPYGLGGAVFSADAEKAKAVADRLDTGMVFINSVAETQADLPFGGVKRSGVGRELARFGMNEFVNKKLIRTPR; encoded by the coding sequence ATGACTGCTTACAAGACAGTGAACCCCGCGACCGGAGAGACGCTGAAGGAATTTCCGCTTGCTACCGCGGATGAGGTGGAGAATGCCCTCGCGGCGTCGAAGCAGGCCTTCCAGGCCTGGCAGGCTGCGCCCGTAGCGGACCGCGCCGCGGTCATTGCCCGCGTGGCCGAACTGTACCGGGAACGACAGGACGAACTGGCCCGTCTGATCGCCACGGAGATGGGCAAGCCCTTGGCCCAGTCCCGGGGCGAAGTGGGCCTGGTGGCCGACATCTACTCGTACTACGCCGAAGAGGGCCCGGCCTTCCTCGAAGACGAACTGCTTGATGTTAAAGGCGGCGGCGAAGCAATCGTCCGCTCAGCACCGGTCGGGCCGCTCCTGGGCATCATGCCGTGGAACTACCCGTACTACCAAGTGGCCCGGTTCGCCGCCCCCAACCTGGTCCTCGGCAACACCATCCTGCTCAAGCATGCCGGCAGCTGCCCCCAGTCCGCCCTTGCCATTGAACAGATTTTCAAGGATGCCGGGCTCCCGGAGGGTGTCTACCTCAACGTTTTCCTGAGCAACGAACAGGTTGCCGAAGTCGTCGCCGATGACCGGGTCCAGGGTGTCTCCCTGACCGGAAGCGAGCGGGCCGGCTCGGCAGTCGCCGAGGTGGCCGGCCGCAACCTGAAGAAGTATGTGCTCGAACTCGGTGGCAGTGATCCGTTTATCGTCCTCGACTCAGACGACCTGGACGCCACGGTAAAGGCAGCGGTCAGCGGACGGATCGGGAACGCCGGCCAGGCCTGCACGGCTTCGAAGCGTTTTATCATCCTTGAGGACCTGTACGAGGCTTTTGTGGAGAAGTTCACTGCGCGGATGTCCGCGGTCAAGCACGGTGATCCCTTGCTCGCCGACACCCGCTTCGGGCCGCTCTCCTCACAGAGCGCCGCGGACGGCCTCATCGAGCAGATCCAGGACGCCGTGGACAAGGGCGCTACCCTGCGGACCGGCGGACACCACATCGATGGCCCCGGCGCCTTCGTGGAGCCCACGGTGCTGACGGATGTGACCCCCGGGATGCGGGCGTTCTCCGAAGAACTCTTCGGCCCGGCGGCCGTCGTCTACAAGGTCGCCAGCGTTGAGGAGGCCATTGAACTGGCCAACGGGTCCCCGTACGGGCTCGGCGGTGCGGTCTTCAGTGCCGACGCCGAGAAGGCCAAGGCGGTGGCCGATCGGCTGGACACCGGCATGGTCTTTATCAATTCCGTGGCCGAAACCCAGGCGGATCTGCCCTTCGGTGGTGTGAAGCGTTCGGGCGTCGGGCGCGAGCTGGCACGGTTCGGCATGAATGAGTTCGTCAATAAGAAGCTCATCCGGACACCGCGCTAA
- a CDS encoding 5-oxoprolinase subunit PxpA, which translates to MDLNADLGESFGTWTMGDDAAMFPLLTSASVACGLHAGDPVTMLDTCRAAYESDVRVGAHLGYPDMAGFGLRALDMTFDDLFGAVLYQLGALDGVAHAVGASVDYIKLHGALYDRTVRDAEQASAVVAAIQAYDPGLAVLGFPGSALLGIAQEAGHPVFTEAFADRAYLPDGTLLPRSQDGALLEDLGRIQERAVRLAVEGEVEAVDGTVLRIEPHSLCIHGDTPGSVETAAAIRAALESAGVELESFA; encoded by the coding sequence TTGGATTTGAACGCTGACTTGGGGGAGTCCTTCGGGACGTGGACCATGGGCGACGACGCCGCGATGTTTCCGCTTCTGACGAGCGCCAGCGTGGCCTGCGGGCTGCACGCCGGGGACCCCGTGACCATGCTGGACACCTGCCGGGCGGCCTACGAGTCCGACGTGCGGGTGGGCGCTCACCTGGGCTACCCGGACATGGCCGGATTCGGGCTCCGGGCCCTGGACATGACGTTCGATGATCTCTTCGGCGCCGTGCTGTACCAGCTCGGCGCCTTGGACGGGGTGGCGCACGCCGTCGGCGCCTCGGTGGACTACATCAAGCTGCACGGGGCACTCTACGACCGGACAGTGCGCGACGCCGAGCAGGCTTCGGCAGTCGTCGCGGCCATCCAGGCCTACGATCCGGGGCTTGCCGTGCTGGGCTTCCCGGGCTCCGCCCTGCTCGGGATCGCCCAAGAAGCCGGCCACCCGGTCTTTACCGAGGCCTTCGCCGACCGCGCCTACCTGCCCGACGGCACCCTGCTGCCGCGCTCGCAGGATGGTGCACTGCTGGAGGACCTCGGCCGGATCCAGGAACGGGCCGTGCGCCTTGCCGTCGAAGGCGAGGTCGAAGCTGTGGACGGGACGGTGCTCAGGATCGAACCGCACTCGCTGTGCATCCACGGTGACACGCCCGGGTCGGTCGAAACCGCCGCCGCGATCCGCGCGGCCCTCGAAAGCGCAGGCGTGGAGCTGGAAAGCTTCGCTTAG
- a CDS encoding DUF445 domain-containing protein: protein MQVKSKPTTRAEGPAGANAPAVGRPSRRQSMAGSDAAKESALRRMKLLALSLLVLMAIIFVVAFALQKQYPWLEYVRAAAEGGMVGALADWFAVTALFKYPMGLKIPHTAIIPQRKDQIGASLGEFVETNFLSEQVVQEKLASVDIARKAGAWLSGPGGAERVAKEGAAVIRGAFTVLNDDDVQAVIEGMVRRHLLAPPWGPPVGRVAERIFDDGHHHALVDVLVDRTVDWVRDNQETVNRVVTDRSPTWVPSFVDGLVGDKVYVEILKFTRAVQTDPQHQVRRSIDTYLKDLAQDLQHDPVMIARAEGIKAQVLGDPEIRELASRTWGTIKAALLSAVDDPHSELTVRFKAAVHDFGTRLVVDGELAGKVNRWIGDAAGYLVKTYRSDIAGVITDTVSRWDAEETSQKIELQIGKDLQFIRINGTVVGALAGLAIFAVAHLVFG, encoded by the coding sequence ATGCAGGTGAAATCTAAGCCAACTACCCGCGCGGAGGGCCCCGCCGGCGCCAACGCGCCCGCAGTCGGCCGCCCCAGCCGCCGCCAATCCATGGCAGGGAGCGACGCCGCGAAAGAATCCGCGCTCCGGCGGATGAAGCTGCTGGCGCTCTCACTGTTGGTTTTGATGGCCATCATCTTTGTGGTCGCCTTCGCCCTGCAGAAGCAGTACCCCTGGCTCGAATACGTCCGGGCTGCGGCCGAGGGCGGTATGGTGGGCGCCCTCGCCGACTGGTTCGCGGTGACGGCCCTGTTCAAGTACCCGATGGGCTTGAAAATCCCGCACACCGCCATCATTCCGCAGCGCAAGGACCAGATTGGCGCCTCGCTGGGTGAATTCGTGGAAACCAACTTCCTTTCCGAGCAGGTGGTCCAGGAGAAACTGGCCTCGGTGGACATCGCCCGCAAAGCCGGAGCTTGGCTCTCCGGGCCCGGCGGCGCGGAGCGGGTGGCCAAGGAAGGTGCCGCCGTCATCCGCGGGGCCTTTACCGTGCTCAACGACGACGACGTCCAGGCCGTGATCGAGGGCATGGTCCGCCGGCATCTGCTCGCTCCGCCGTGGGGTCCCCCGGTGGGCCGGGTCGCCGAGCGGATCTTCGACGACGGCCATCACCACGCCTTGGTGGACGTGCTCGTGGACCGAACCGTGGACTGGGTGCGGGACAACCAGGAGACGGTCAACCGGGTGGTGACTGACCGGTCCCCGACGTGGGTGCCGTCGTTCGTCGACGGACTCGTAGGCGACAAGGTCTACGTCGAGATCCTCAAATTCACCCGCGCTGTGCAGACCGACCCGCAGCACCAGGTCCGCCGGTCGATCGACACGTACCTCAAGGATCTGGCACAGGACCTGCAGCACGATCCGGTTATGATTGCCCGGGCCGAAGGCATCAAGGCCCAAGTCCTGGGAGATCCGGAAATTCGGGAACTCGCCTCCCGAACCTGGGGCACCATCAAGGCCGCGCTGCTCTCCGCCGTCGACGATCCGCACAGCGAACTGACCGTCAGGTTCAAAGCCGCCGTGCATGACTTCGGCACCCGGCTCGTTGTCGACGGCGAACTGGCCGGCAAGGTGAACAGGTGGATCGGGGACGCCGCCGGGTATCTCGTCAAGACGTACCGCTCGGACATCGCAGGTGTGATCACCGATACCGTATCCCGCTGGGATGCCGAGGAAACCTCGCAAAAGATCGAGCTTCAGATCGGCAAGGACCTGCAGTTCATCCGAATTAACGGCACCGTGGTGGGCGCCCTTGCCGGCCTCGCGATTTTTGCTGTGGCCCACCTGGTCTTCGGCTAA
- a CDS encoding glycerophosphodiester phosphodiesterase family protein: protein MTTAESTATRPLVYAHRGSSAAFAEHTRAAYLQAIADGADGVECDIHLTRDQHAVLLHDSTLDRTSDGTGAVADRTLEELRALDFSSWKGARIPEEYGSRSAQLLTLPELLALLRTAGREIGLAIELKHPSPFQLKLEDRVLEILTAEGWDPATSRLGNIVVSFMSFSPDSVKHLLGTVPSAAVCQLVDDVDVEELREELGLGALTGGALANVMKAAQTEAERILDDCETGLAGPGIDYVRGHSRTIRRWLNSGRRFRVWTVDSEADVALCQELGIHEVTTNRPGQVLAQLSAGSRSLGLHG, encoded by the coding sequence ATGACGACTGCCGAGTCCACCGCAACCCGTCCGCTGGTCTACGCCCACCGTGGTTCCAGTGCGGCGTTCGCTGAGCACACCCGGGCGGCCTACCTGCAGGCAATTGCCGACGGCGCCGACGGTGTGGAGTGCGATATCCACCTCACCAGGGACCAGCACGCTGTACTGCTGCACGACTCAACCCTGGACCGCACCTCGGATGGCACCGGAGCCGTGGCGGACAGGACCCTCGAGGAGCTCCGGGCGCTGGACTTTTCCTCCTGGAAGGGCGCCAGGATCCCGGAAGAATACGGCAGTAGATCAGCCCAGCTGCTGACGCTCCCGGAGTTGCTGGCCCTCCTGCGGACAGCAGGCCGGGAGATCGGGCTGGCAATTGAACTCAAACACCCGAGTCCCTTTCAGCTCAAGCTCGAAGACCGTGTCCTGGAAATCCTCACGGCCGAAGGCTGGGATCCGGCGACGTCCCGGCTCGGGAACATCGTGGTGTCTTTTATGAGCTTCAGCCCGGACTCCGTGAAGCACCTGCTGGGAACCGTCCCGTCCGCCGCCGTGTGCCAGCTTGTGGACGACGTCGACGTCGAGGAGCTCCGCGAGGAGCTGGGCCTCGGGGCGCTCACCGGCGGAGCGCTTGCCAATGTGATGAAGGCCGCGCAAACGGAAGCCGAACGGATCCTGGATGACTGCGAGACCGGGCTGGCCGGCCCGGGCATCGACTATGTCCGGGGCCATTCCCGGACCATCCGGCGCTGGCTCAACTCCGGCCGGCGGTTCCGGGTGTGGACGGTGGATTCGGAAGCCGACGTCGCCTTGTGCCAGGAGCTTGGGATCCACGAGGTCACCACCAACCGGCCCGGGCAGGTCCTGGCGCAGCTCTCGGCCGGGTCGCGGAGCCTCGGCTTGCACGGGTAG
- a CDS encoding ABC transporter permease: MPETLAGTGVLIRLGLRRDRWMLPAWIVGFALTAYSTARAGVELYPDATSRIEASTALNATASMVAMFGRIYDPGSIGALSLIKYTAFMAAILAVLMIVLAVRHTRGDEESGRLELLGGGRLGRDAPLAAALTISLGANVLLGLLSAAALAAGGLPAAGSFAFGLGWAATGMVFSAVAGVAAQLTASARAATGISVSIVAVTYALRAVGDLAEPGPSALSWLSPIGWNQQIRAFAGDRWWVLALPVALSLVLVPAAFALRARRDLGAGIAAGRPGPAVGSLSGVWGLAVRLQYRVLLGWAVAFVIFGVVIGSLVSNVAELLSSPNAQDLIKLLGGPRALTEAFLAAEISIMGLLAAAYGVSAANHLRSEEAAGHTEVLLGTATTRFRWAGSHFTFALAGIVLLLFLAGLSIGAGAAFAVNDASLLGRSTVAALAQVPAAWVVTSLALAVFGWAPRLTGAAWGLLLAFVALGEFGVLWNAPNWLMDLSPFRHSPLLPVGSGDGAALGVLTVAAAVLAAFGFAGWRRRDLAA; encoded by the coding sequence ATGCCTGAGACCCTGGCCGGAACCGGCGTCCTGATCCGGCTCGGGCTGCGGCGGGACCGCTGGATGCTGCCTGCGTGGATCGTCGGTTTCGCCTTGACCGCCTACTCGACCGCGCGTGCCGGAGTCGAGCTCTACCCCGATGCCACGAGCCGCATCGAGGCCTCCACCGCCCTGAACGCGACCGCCTCCATGGTGGCCATGTTCGGGCGGATCTACGACCCCGGCTCGATCGGTGCGCTGTCGCTCATCAAATACACCGCGTTTATGGCCGCCATCCTGGCCGTCCTGATGATCGTCCTCGCCGTCCGTCACACCCGCGGGGACGAGGAGAGCGGACGCCTGGAACTGCTCGGCGGCGGGCGGCTGGGGCGAGACGCACCGCTGGCGGCGGCCCTCACGATCAGCCTGGGGGCCAACGTGCTGCTCGGGTTGCTCTCGGCAGCCGCGCTGGCCGCCGGCGGACTGCCGGCGGCCGGTTCCTTCGCCTTCGGCCTGGGCTGGGCCGCCACCGGGATGGTATTCAGCGCCGTGGCCGGCGTGGCGGCACAGCTCACCGCCAGCGCCCGGGCCGCGACCGGGATCAGTGTCAGTATCGTCGCAGTGACCTATGCTTTGCGAGCTGTCGGAGACCTCGCCGAGCCGGGACCATCGGCGCTCTCCTGGCTCTCGCCCATCGGGTGGAACCAGCAGATCCGGGCGTTCGCCGGAGACCGCTGGTGGGTGCTGGCGCTGCCTGTTGCCCTCTCTCTCGTGCTGGTTCCGGCGGCATTCGCGCTTCGGGCACGGCGGGACCTGGGAGCCGGGATCGCTGCCGGGCGTCCCGGACCTGCCGTAGGCTCGCTCTCCGGCGTCTGGGGCCTGGCCGTAAGGCTGCAGTACCGCGTACTTTTAGGCTGGGCCGTGGCGTTCGTGATTTTCGGCGTTGTCATCGGTTCCCTGGTCTCCAATGTGGCAGAGCTGCTGAGTTCACCAAACGCCCAGGACCTTATCAAGCTGCTGGGCGGCCCCCGCGCTTTGACGGAGGCCTTCCTGGCCGCGGAAATCAGCATCATGGGTCTACTGGCGGCCGCCTACGGGGTATCGGCGGCGAACCATCTGCGCAGCGAGGAAGCCGCGGGCCATACCGAAGTCCTGCTGGGCACGGCCACTACCCGGTTCCGGTGGGCGGGCAGCCACTTCACCTTTGCGTTGGCCGGCATCGTTTTGCTGCTCTTTCTGGCGGGCCTGTCGATTGGTGCCGGAGCCGCCTTCGCCGTCAACGATGCCTCCCTGCTGGGCCGCAGCACCGTTGCCGCTTTGGCCCAGGTGCCGGCCGCATGGGTTGTTACCAGCCTCGCTCTGGCGGTGTTCGGCTGGGCGCCTCGGCTGACCGGGGCGGCCTGGGGCCTCCTGCTGGCGTTCGTCGCCTTGGGAGAGTTCGGGGTGCTGTGGAACGCCCCGAACTGGCTGATGGACCTCTCCCCGTTCAGGCATTCCCCGCTGCTCCCGGTGGGATCCGGGGATGGTGCGGCGCTGGGTGTCCTGACCGTGGCAGCGGCCGTGCTTGCTGCGTTCGGGTTCGCCGGCTGGCGGCGCCGGGACCTTGCAGCGTAG